Within the Chromobacterium paludis genome, the region CCGACACCAGCGCGTGCAGGTCCTCGTCGAAAATTTCGCGCTTCTTGTCGGCCAGCTCCTTGAAGCGGGCGAAGGCGGCGTTCAGCGCCTCCTCGCTGTCCAGCACGATGCCAAGCTCCGCCAGCTTGGTCTTGAAGGCGTTGCGGCCGGACAGCTTGCCCAGGGTCAGACGGTTGGCGCTCCAGCCCACCGACTCCGCCGACATGATCTCGTAGGTTTCGCGGTGCTTGAGCACGCCGTCCTGATGGATGCCGGACTCGTGGGCGAAGGCGTTGGCGCCGACGATGGCCTTGTTGGGCTGCACCGGGTAGCCGGTGATGGTGGACACCAGCTTGGACGCCGGCACGATCTGGGTGGCGTCGACGCGGCTGTCCACGCCGAACACGTCGCGGCGGGTCTTCACCGCCATCACGATCTCTTCCAAGCTGGCGTTGCCGGCGCGCTCGCCCAGGCCGTTGATGGTGCATTCCACCTGGCGCGCGCCGCCCAGCACCGCGGCCAGGCTGTTGGCCACCGCCATGCCCAGATCGTTGTGGCAGTGGGCGGACCAGATCACCTTGTCGCCGCCCGGGGTGCGGGCGATCAGCTCGCGGAAGAAGGCTTCGGTCAAGCGCGGCACCGCGTAGCCCACGGTGTCCGGCACGTTCAGCGTGGTGGCGCCGGCCTCGATCACCGCGCCGAAGATGCGGGCCAGGAAATCGATGTCGGAACGCAGCGCGTCCTCGGCGGAGAATTCGACATCGTCGGTGTATTCGCGGGCGATCTTCACCGCCTTCACCGCCGCGTCCACCACCTCGTCCGGGCTCATGCGCAGCTTCTTCTCCATATGGATGGGGCTGGTGGCGATGAAGGTGTGGATGCGGCCGCGCGCGGCCGGCTTGATCGCCTCGCCGGCAGCGCGCACGTCGCGCTCGTTGGCGCGCGCCAGGCTGCAGACGGTGGAGTCCTTGATGGTTTCGGCGATGGCATGGATGGCGTCGAAATCGCCCGGGCTGGCGGCGGCGAAGCCGGCCTCGATGATGTCCACGCCCAGCCGCTCCAGCTGGCGCGCGATGCGGATCTTCTCTTCCTTGCTCATCGAGGCGCCCGGCGACTGCTCGCCGTCGCGCAAGGTGGTGTCGAATATATAGAGGCGGTCGCCCATGTCGATAGTTCTCCCTGCTCCCTGTGCCGGCTCGCCGACCAAATAGTCGTTGAAATCAAAGCGCCTGCCCTGTCCTGCGGCCAGCTGCGCCAAGCGGCTCAGCTGGGCCAGCGGCAGGCTGCCGCGTTCCCTCCATTTGTATATCGCTGCGCGGCTCACCGGCTCGTCGGGGAACAGACGGTTCAGTTCGTCGGCCAGCTGGCTCGGCCCGCCGAAGTCCGCGACCAGTCGTTCTATATCCACTTGCATCAATGTGCTCCTGCAGCATGTTTTGAATCAGCCTACCCACAGCAAGACATCTCGTCAAATTTCACGGCCGTATTCTGTATTTATTTTGTCACAAGCCATGTCCAACCTGACACTTTTAGACACTTTGTAGAATTTAGGGGTAAAAAATAAGCGCCCGCAGGCGCTTGGACAAACAATACCGCCTAATCCGCCGTCAACCAGGGCAGGCTGACATGAAACGCGACACCCCTCCCCTCCAGCCCCTCTCCCATCCGGACGCGTCCGCCCTGCGCCAGCGCCGCCTGCCTGACAATGGCCAGCCCCAGGCCCGAACCGGGCGCGGAGGCCGTCTTGCCCCGGTAAAAGCGTTCGAACAGGTGGGGTTTGTCTTCGTCCGCGATGCCGGGACCGTCATCCGCCACCTCCAACTCTATCCACTCGGCGAAAGCGGCCAGACGCACCCGAACGCGGCCGCCAATCCGGCCATAGGCCACCGCGTTGGCGAGCAAGTTCTCCAGGATGGACAGGAAGCCAACCACCGCCAGGCAGGCCGGCAAGCGATCCGGCGAATCCAGCTCCAACTCCATGCCTTTCGCTTCCGCCCGAGCCGAGAGGCCGATCAAGGCGTTGCGCGCCACTTCTACCAGATCGACGCGTTGCCGGCGCTCGTCCTCCCCTCCTTCCAGCGCCGCCAGCCGCAACAGTTGCTGCACTAAATGGGAGTGGCGCGCCACCGCCTGCTCCAAGGCAGCCAAACTTTGCCGCCGCGCCGCGGCATCGTCCTCGCCGGCCAAGACATGCGCCTGGGTCGAGATCACCGCCAGCGGCGTGCGCATTTCATGCGCGGCGTCCTGGACGATGGCGCGCTCGCGCGCGATGCCGTCGCGGCTTCGCTTCAGCAACTGGTCCAGCGCCAGGACGATGGGCTTCAGTTCCCGATAGGGCAAACGCATGGTCAAAGGCGTGAAATCATCCGCCGAGCGGCGGTTCAGATAATCGGCCAAACGCTGCAACGGCCGCAATCCGCGCGCCACGGCGAACCACAACGGCAGCAGGATCAGGGGAAAGGCGATGGCCAGCGGCGCGACATATTGGCGGGTCAAATAAGGGATCACCGCCGTGTCGCCAATCTCCGGCTCGAATATCGCCAGCCTGCCCTGCGGATACACGCGCTCGGCCACCCAGAATGTCCGGCCGGCAATGCGCACCCGCACCTGGGCCAAATCCGCCTTCAGCACATCCGCGGCATGCGCGCGCATGCCGGCCGAAGCATAGCGCCACTTTCCGCTGCGCGGCTCGCGCAGCAAGATCAGCAAGTCGCCGGGATACTCAAGTTGCGACGATACATTGCGGCGGCGGGAAGCGTTGATCAAGCGCTCCGACGTCACCAGCGCCGGCATCATCGCACCGGGCGCCTCTTGCGCCAACACCTGGGCCAACATGTCGGCCACCTCCAGCAGCGATTCCCGCCTCGTATCCAAGGCCATGCCCTGGGCATAGTCCCGGCCCACCAGCACTAGCCACAGCAAGGCAAACGCCATCAACAGCGCGAGCAAGACCCGCCGCGTCAGCGACGGGCCGAACAGCCGGCCCAAGCGCTCAAACCACATATTGGTAGCCCACGCCGCGCACAGTGCGGATGCGTTCGGTGCCGATCTTGCGCCGCAGATTGGACAAGTGCACTTCTATCGTCGGGCCATCCACGATATCGCCCAGCGGCTCCAGCCGCTGCCCCAGCACGGATTTCGACACGATGCGGCTGGGATCGCGCGCCAGCTCCACCAGCAAGCGGAACTCGCGCGGCGACAAGTCCAAGCTCACGCCGTCCAGCCAGGCCTGATGCGCGCGGGGTTTGAGGCTGAGCGCGCCCAGGCTCCATATTTCGCTGGACTGGCGGGCGCTGCGGCGGCACACCGCCCGCACTCTGGACACCATTTCCGACACCGCGAACGGCTTGCACAAATAATCGTCGGCGCCGTCGTCCAAGCCCGTCAATTTATCGTTCAAATCGGCGCTGGCCGTGATCATGATCACCGGCACGGCGATTTGTCTGGCGCGCCAGGCGCGCAGCAAGTCCAAGCCGCGTCCGTCCGGCAGGCTCAGATCCAGCAACACGCAATCGAAGCGGTCAGGCTCAAACAAGGCGTCCGCATCCGCCAGCAGGCGCGCCCACTCGCTTGTCATCGCCTCGGCTTTCAGCGCCGCCTGCAAGGCCCGGCCCAAGTCCAAATCGTCCTCAACAATCAATAAATGCATTTCCACTCTCGCCGCCGCTGTCTTTGGCTTAGCCCAAGGTTGGCATCCGCATACTTGCGCCATCCAAGCGGGATGCGCGCGCTTGGCGCCCCCGGCGAACACCAGGCCGGGCGGCGCGCCGGCAGACAACCCTACGCGCCTCCCCGCCGAACGGACACGCCGCCGACGGCCAAGCCCTTCCAACGCCACTAGGAGATACTCCGCATGAAACAGTATGCCGTATTAATATTACTCAGCACACCGTTGTTGGCCGCCGCGGCAGAGAATGAACAAGACGGTTTTTCCGGCGACTATCAGCTGGGCGCCAGCCACTATCAAATGGCCAGCAATTTTCTGAAAGCGCCCAAGGGCGGCCAGCCTATCGCCGGCAGCCTGACGCAATCGCCGGCCTCGCAATCCGGCACCTCTCCCATGCTGGACGGCGAAATCAGCTATGGCTTCGCCGGCACCGGCACCCAGCTTTTCCTCTCGCCGTCCAATACCAGCACCTTTGCGGCGGGAGGCGGCCTGCAACTGGGCGCCCGCCAGCTATTGCCGCATGCGGGCGCGTTGATGGCGGCGCTGACCTATGGCGAAAGCGAAGTCTGGCTGGACCCCTATGCGCTGAATGCCGCCCGCCAGGACGGCAAGCTGAAAAGCGCGGGGCTGGCGCTGGGCTGGTCTAACATCCTGGATACGCCTTTCAGCGCCAGCCTCAGCTACGCCAGGCAAAAGCTGGACCGCGAGCAGAGCGGACAGGCGCAAGGCTTGTCGCTGGCCAATCAAGCGCTGCTGCAGCGCAGCGGAAACAACTACGGCGCTCAAGTCGCTTACGCCTGGAAACTGGACAGCCAGGGCGAGCATACGCTGACTCCCGCCCTGATTTACGCGCGCAGCGATCTGGACGGCAAGGCCATGAGCCTCAAGCGCTACGGCATGCAGCTCGCTTACGCCTACCAGGGCTCAGAGTGGGACGCCACGGCCTCTCTCGTCGCGCTGAGCACCCGCTATCAAGCCGGCAATCCCCTGTTTGGCGGCAGGAAGGCGGACAGCCGCGATGCCTTGCTCAGCCTGGGCATCAGCCGGAAAAACCTGTTCGGCGCCAAGGCCTGGTCCGCATTTCTCAATGGCAACTACGGCCGCTCCCGTTCCGACCTCGCCTTTTTCGACGCGCATATCCGCGAAGTCTCTATCGGACTGGGCTATCATTTTTGACCAGGCGGCAAGCCGCGCTCTGCCTCGCGCAAGCGCGCGCTGGCGGCATGCTATTTTGCGCAGCGCCGGGTGGATGCGTCGGACGCTGTCGACAGCCCGGCAAAGCGGCGGGGTCGGCATGACCAAGCGCTAACGCCTCGCCGTTTGCCGACGACAAACCAGCCGCGCTGAGCTGCGATATAATGGGCGGTTCCACTCACCCATCAGGAAACGCCCGTGTCCGAGCGCCTGTTCGTGCTGTTTCAACATATCCTGCCCAAGCTGGCGCTGACCCGGCTGGCCGGTTGCTTCGCCTCCTGGCAGGGCCGCGGCATCACCACGGCCGCCATCCGTCGTTTCATCGCCCGCTACAACGTGGACATGAGCGAGGCCGCCGCTAGCGATCCGGCCATCTACGCCACCTTCAACGAATTCTTCACCCGCGCGCTGAAGCCGGGCGCGCGGCCGCTGGCCGACGCGCGGCTGGTCTGCCCGGTGGACGGCGCGGTCAGCCAGATCGGCCCGGTGGACAGCGGCCGCATCTTCCAGGCCAAGGGCCGCGACTACAGCGCCACCGCGCTCTTGGCCGGCGACGCCGAACTGGCCGCACGCTTCCATGACGGCCACTTCGCCACCATCTACCTGAGCCCGCGCGACTACCACCGCATCCACATGCCCTGCGCCGGCAAGCTGCTGGAAATGA harbors:
- a CDS encoding 2-isopropylmalate synthase, with the translated sequence MQVDIERLVADFGGPSQLADELNRLFPDEPVSRAAIYKWRERGSLPLAQLSRLAQLAAGQGRRFDFNDYLVGEPAQGAGRTIDMGDRLYIFDTTLRDGEQSPGASMSKEEKIRIARQLERLGVDIIEAGFAAASPGDFDAIHAIAETIKDSTVCSLARANERDVRAAGEAIKPAARGRIHTFIATSPIHMEKKLRMSPDEVVDAAVKAVKIAREYTDDVEFSAEDALRSDIDFLARIFGAVIEAGATTLNVPDTVGYAVPRLTEAFFRELIARTPGGDKVIWSAHCHNDLGMAVANSLAAVLGGARQVECTINGLGERAGNASLEEIVMAVKTRRDVFGVDSRVDATQIVPASKLVSTITGYPVQPNKAIVGANAFAHESGIHQDGVLKHRETYEIMSAESVGWSANRLTLGKLSGRNAFKTKLAELGIVLDSEEALNAAFARFKELADKKREIFDEDLHALVSDEMVAIEQENFKFVSMKIMTETGEAPQASIVFVEHGEERHAESSGSGPVDAAFKAIESVAGSGAELELYSVNAITKGTESQGEVTVRLARDGRIVNGQGADTDIIVASAKAYLSALNKLSTAEKVSAQAIV
- a CDS encoding DUF2860 domain-containing protein codes for the protein MKQYAVLILLSTPLLAAAAENEQDGFSGDYQLGASHYQMASNFLKAPKGGQPIAGSLTQSPASQSGTSPMLDGEISYGFAGTGTQLFLSPSNTSTFAAGGGLQLGARQLLPHAGALMAALTYGESEVWLDPYALNAARQDGKLKSAGLALGWSNILDTPFSASLSYARQKLDREQSGQAQGLSLANQALLQRSGNNYGAQVAYAWKLDSQGEHTLTPALIYARSDLDGKAMSLKRYGMQLAYAYQGSEWDATASLVALSTRYQAGNPLFGGRKADSRDALLSLGISRKNLFGAKAWSAFLNGNYGRSRSDLAFFDAHIREVSIGLGYHF
- the asd gene encoding archaetidylserine decarboxylase (Phosphatidylserine decarboxylase is synthesized as a single chain precursor. Generation of the pyruvoyl active site from a Ser is coupled to cleavage of a Gly-Ser bond between the larger (beta) and smaller (alpha chains). It is an integral membrane protein.) yields the protein MSERLFVLFQHILPKLALTRLAGCFASWQGRGITTAAIRRFIARYNVDMSEAAASDPAIYATFNEFFTRALKPGARPLADARLVCPVDGAVSQIGPVDSGRIFQAKGRDYSATALLAGDAELAARFHDGHFATIYLSPRDYHRIHMPCAGKLLEMTYVPGDLYSVNPATARGVDRLFARNERVVCLFEGDDGQPFVLVLVGATIVGSMATVWHGVVNPPRRPAVEKWDYRDQDIRLAKGEEMGRFLLGSTVVLLFPAGPLAFNPQWQAASPVRMGEKMAD
- a CDS encoding ATP-binding protein produces the protein MWFERLGRLFGPSLTRRVLLALLMAFALLWLVLVGRDYAQGMALDTRRESLLEVADMLAQVLAQEAPGAMMPALVTSERLINASRRRNVSSQLEYPGDLLILLREPRSGKWRYASAGMRAHAADVLKADLAQVRVRIAGRTFWVAERVYPQGRLAIFEPEIGDTAVIPYLTRQYVAPLAIAFPLILLPLWFAVARGLRPLQRLADYLNRRSADDFTPLTMRLPYRELKPIVLALDQLLKRSRDGIARERAIVQDAAHEMRTPLAVISTQAHVLAGEDDAAARRQSLAALEQAVARHSHLVQQLLRLAALEGGEDERRQRVDLVEVARNALIGLSARAEAKGMELELDSPDRLPACLAVVGFLSILENLLANAVAYGRIGGRVRVRLAAFAEWIELEVADDGPGIADEDKPHLFERFYRGKTASAPGSGLGLAIVRQAALAQGGRVRMGEGLEGRGVAFHVSLPWLTAD
- a CDS encoding response regulator, whose amino-acid sequence is MHLLIVEDDLDLGRALQAALKAEAMTSEWARLLADADALFEPDRFDCVLLDLSLPDGRGLDLLRAWRARQIAVPVIMITASADLNDKLTGLDDGADDYLCKPFAVSEMVSRVRAVCRRSARQSSEIWSLGALSLKPRAHQAWLDGVSLDLSPREFRLLVELARDPSRIVSKSVLGQRLEPLGDIVDGPTIEVHLSNLRRKIGTERIRTVRGVGYQYVV